Sequence from the Catenuloplanes indicus genome:
CGTCGACGACTTCGACGCGACGTTCCAGCGGCTCCGGGCGTACGGCGCCGAGATCACCGGGGAGCCGCGGCACGAGGAGTACGGCACCGTCGTCGTGTTCCGGGACCTGGCCGGGAACCGCTGGGACCTGCTCGGACCGCGCCCCTAGAAAGGTCCACTGCGCGCGGCCCGGGCCTGTCCTACATTGAGGACAGTCACGCGCGGAGGAGGTTCACCATGGACCGGCGTAGTGTGCTGGCACTCGGCGCAGGCGTGGCGGCGGCACCGCTGCTCACCGCCTGCGCCGGTGCCTCGACCAGCGGCGGCGGTGGCGACGGCACGGTCACGCTGCTGTCCAACCAGTTCAGCCCGGTCGAGGAGCGGCAGCGCTTCGAGACGATCCTGAAAACGCGGGTGACGGCCGCGCCGGTCGCGTTCAACCAGGTCGAGACCGGCATCTTCGCGTCCACGCTGCAGAGCCAGGTGGACTCCGGCAAGCCGCAGATCAGCGTTCTTCCCGGTCACGAACGCGCCGGTCCCGGCGGACCTGCCGGCCGCGGTCGCGCTCGCGGAGGCGGCCATCTCGGCGCAGCGCGACGCGCCGAACGCGATCCTGTCACTGCCGCCGGTCGGGCTCGGCGCCCGCGACGGCGAGGTCGCCCAGGTCTTCAAGGACACGTTCAAGGAGATCCTGATCGACGGCAACGACGTCAAGGCCGTGGTCGACGCGCAGGGCGCCCGGCTGGACAGGATCGTGGCCGAGGCGAAGGTACCGTGCTGGGCGCCGGACCCGGCCGGGGCGGAATGCCGTGTCGCCTAAGCGGCTCACCGCGGTCTGGCTGATCCTGCCGTCGCTGGTCTTCATGACGCTGCTGTTCCTCTGGCCGCTGCTCACCGGTCTGGCCGCCGCGTTCACCGGCGCGGACGGGCCGACCACCGTGCACGTGCGGCGCATGCTGGAGGACGCGTACTTCTGGGAGGCGATGCGCAACACCGCGCTGCTGATCGTGGTGCCGCGGCAGCGCGTCGCGGTCGCCCGCGCGATCGTGGTGGACGCGGCCGTGCTGCTGATGGACGAGCCGCTGTCCAACCTGGACGCGCTGCTGCGGCTCCAGTTCCGGGCCGAGCTGAAGAAGATCGTCGGCCGGCTCGGCACCACCACGCGCTGGGCCGGTCACGAGCTGAAGGTCAGCACCGGTCCCGGCTTCCCGGCGAAGAGCGGTGACACGGTACGGCTGACGCTGCCCCCGGCCGCGCTGCGCTTCTTCGATCCGGAGACCGGGCTGGCGCTCACGCTGTGATCCCGGCCGGGTCTCCCGCCGAGATCTCGGCCAGCACGCGGCGCTGGAACGCGCGGGCCGCGTCCGGGTCCGGTGCGGCGCCGTCGCCGGCCGCGACGCACCGGGCGATCAGGTCCGCGTCCGGGTCGCCGTCCGCGATGATCCGCCGGCCGGCCGCGAGCTTGTCCAGCCAGGCGCCGTGCCGGATGCGGGCCAGCGCGCGGCAGGCGCCGAGCACCGCGTCGCCCGGTACCGGGCCGGGCCGGGCCAGCCACCAGGTCAGCGCGTCGCGCAGCGGCGGGCGCAGGTCGTCGATCTCGGCGAACGCGCCGGCCGCGGGCTCGCCGAACAGTGCCCGGCCGTGCTGGTGCAGGATGCTGCGGTCCAGTGCGTACCAGAACAGGCCGTCCGCGGGCGGGCGCTGATCGGGCGCGTAGGTGGCCCGGAAGTCCATCCGCTCGCCGCTGTTCAGCTCCAGCTCGAAGCCCGGCTCGGCCGTACCCGAGCGGGCGTTGTCCCGGGTGTAGACCACCAGCTCCAGGCCACGGGCCGGGCAGGGCAGCGCCTCGTGCCGCAGTCGTGCCACCAGCGCGCGCTTCACCGGCTCGGCCAGCGGCGCGGCACAGACCAGCGCGACGTCGACGTCACTGCGGCCCGGCCGGTAGGCGTCCAGCGCGACGGACCCGGCCGCGTACGCCCCGACCAGGGCGTCGCCCAGCACGTCGCGCGCGGCGTCGGCCAGGGCATCCAGGTAACGGGCGACGTCGGTGTCCACGTCACCATCTCTACCAGGTCGTTGCGGGTACTCCGTACGGTTGTCCGGGTGATCAAGCGTTTCGTGCTCGCGGCCGTCCTGCTGGTCCTGGCCGGGTGCGGCGGGCCGGCGGCGGACGGGCGGGACGACCCGTGGAGCGCCGCGGGCGTCGACGCACCCGCGATCGCGGAGCGGCAGGAGAACGGCCGGACCGTCGTGGTCGTCTCC
This genomic interval carries:
- a CDS encoding nucleotidyltransferase domain-containing protein — protein: MDTDVARYLDALADAARDVLGDALVGAYAAGSVALDAYRPGRSDVDVALVCAAPLAEPVKRALVARLRHEALPCPARGLELVVYTRDNARSGTAEPGFELELNSGERMDFRATYAPDQRPPADGLFWYALDRSILHQHGRALFGEPAAGAFAEIDDLRPPLRDALTWWLARPGPVPGDAVLGACRALARIRHGAWLDKLAAGRRIIADGDPDADLIARCVAAGDGAAPDPDAARAFQRRVLAEISAGDPAGITA